From a single Georhizobium profundi genomic region:
- a CDS encoding MlaD family protein, which translates to METRANYAIVGLFTVLVLVASFGFVYWMTNYGNQSQMAPLNVRIPGSANGLSVGSPVRFNGISVGSVRGLTIDENDASFVVARTDVRADAPVTEATQAILEIQGLTGAAYIELSAGQAPGQQNILLEAMDSGVPAQLTADPSSVTNLLSTADQILTRANDVVEEIEGFVVDARGPLTNTLRNTETFSRALTDNADNIDQFLQSVGALSSTFEGLSGRLDTTMAAAEQLMTSIDGQKIDSILTNVDTVTANLSVASGDVTEVVASFRDTVATFENFATTAGASIERVDQIVGNVDQIIASVDAAQVGLFVDNISAASADARAAIENTAQITERFNARGEDVDRFISDVTEMADRLNAVSTRVDSVVAKVDTALGEGDVRNLLADVQQAVQSFTAVASAIDSTQVNQALTDIASASDSVRQAAEDTRRVTGSFAAREGDIDAFISDVTQMADRLNAASVRVDGVLAKVDGFLGEGDASNLLAEAEAAIASFRSVADNINGRVGPIAENLERFSNSGLRDVESLIVETRRSINRIERSISSIERNPQRLLFGGDDVQQFDGRVRR; encoded by the coding sequence ATGGAAACAAGAGCCAACTACGCCATTGTCGGCCTGTTCACGGTCCTCGTGCTCGTCGCCTCCTTCGGATTCGTCTATTGGATGACGAATTACGGCAACCAAAGCCAGATGGCGCCGCTGAACGTGCGCATTCCGGGCTCGGCCAACGGCTTGAGCGTGGGATCGCCGGTGCGCTTCAACGGCATCTCGGTCGGCTCCGTGCGCGGACTGACGATTGACGAGAACGACGCAAGCTTCGTCGTGGCGCGGACCGATGTGCGCGCCGATGCGCCCGTGACGGAAGCCACGCAGGCCATTCTGGAGATCCAGGGCCTGACGGGCGCTGCCTATATCGAGCTGAGCGCGGGACAGGCGCCGGGACAGCAAAACATTCTGCTCGAGGCAATGGACAGCGGCGTGCCGGCGCAGTTGACGGCCGATCCTTCGAGCGTGACCAACCTTTTGTCGACGGCCGACCAGATCCTGACGCGCGCCAATGACGTGGTGGAAGAAATCGAGGGCTTCGTCGTCGATGCGCGCGGACCGCTGACCAACACGCTGCGCAACACCGAGACCTTCTCGCGTGCGCTGACCGACAATGCCGATAATATCGACCAGTTCCTGCAGAGCGTCGGCGCTCTGTCCTCCACGTTCGAAGGGCTTTCCGGCCGGCTGGACACGACGATGGCTGCCGCCGAGCAGCTGATGACCTCGATCGACGGCCAGAAGATCGATTCCATCCTTACCAATGTCGACACCGTGACCGCCAATCTGTCGGTGGCGTCCGGCGACGTCACGGAAGTCGTGGCGAGTTTCCGCGACACGGTGGCGACCTTCGAGAACTTTGCTACGACTGCCGGCGCCTCGATCGAACGCGTCGACCAGATCGTCGGCAATGTCGACCAGATCATCGCCAGCGTTGATGCAGCCCAGGTTGGCCTCTTCGTGGACAACATCTCGGCTGCAAGCGCCGACGCCCGTGCAGCGATCGAGAACACGGCGCAGATTACCGAGCGCTTCAATGCACGCGGCGAGGATGTCGACCGTTTCATCAGCGACGTGACGGAGATGGCCGACCGGCTGAACGCGGTTTCGACCCGCGTCGACAGTGTGGTGGCAAAGGTGGATACCGCGCTTGGCGAGGGAGATGTGCGCAACCTGCTGGCCGATGTGCAGCAGGCCGTACAGTCGTTCACCGCCGTTGCTTCGGCGATCGATTCCACTCAGGTGAACCAGGCACTGACCGACATCGCATCCGCCAGCGACAGCGTGCGCCAGGCAGCTGAGGACACGCGGCGCGTGACGGGAAGCTTCGCGGCCCGCGAAGGCGACATCGATGCCTTCATCTCCGATGTGACGCAGATGGCGGACCGGCTGAACGCCGCCTCGGTGCGAGTCGATGGCGTGCTCGCCAAGGTCGACGGGTTCCTGGGCGAGGGCGATGCCTCCAACCTGCTTGCCGAAGCGGAAGCGGCGATCGCCTCGTTCCGCAGCGTGGCCGACAACATCAATGGACGCGTCGGGCCGATCGCGGAGAATTTGGAGCGCTTCTCCAACAGCGGCCTGCGTGACGTGGAATCCCTGATCGTGGAGACCCGCCGTTCGATCAATCGGATCGAGCGGAGCATCTCCTCCATCGAGCGCAACCCGCAGCGTCTGCTGTTCGGTGGCGACGACGTGCAGCAATTCGACGGCCGGGTGCGCCGCTGA
- a CDS encoding ABC transporter ATP-binding protein, with product MSDTTDMQATDASGASRKTVLSVRGVNVSFGSNTVLKDLDLDVYRGEILGFIGPSGTGKSVLMRTVLKLLPRQSGKVWILGHDYENVSDAERMALDMRLGVLFQQGALFSSLTVRENIQVPMREYLDLPQSLMDELTMLKIEMVGLAPQAADRYPSELSGGMIKRAALARALALDPDLVFLDEPTSGLDPIGAAEFDELIARLRDTLGLTVYMVTHDLDSLFSVCDRIAVLGDKKVKAQGTIEEMLAFDDEWIQSYFHGKRARSIVRKDGQPNRAGADAGTMNG from the coding sequence ATGTCCGACACGACAGACATGCAGGCGACGGATGCGAGCGGGGCGAGCCGCAAGACGGTGTTGTCCGTGCGTGGCGTCAATGTTTCCTTCGGCAGCAACACGGTGCTGAAGGATCTCGATCTCGACGTCTATCGCGGTGAAATCCTGGGCTTCATCGGGCCTTCGGGCACGGGCAAGTCGGTGCTCATGCGCACCGTGCTGAAGCTTCTGCCGCGCCAGAGCGGCAAGGTCTGGATCCTCGGGCACGATTACGAGAACGTGTCGGACGCCGAACGCATGGCGCTCGACATGCGGCTCGGCGTGCTGTTCCAGCAGGGGGCGCTGTTTTCGTCGCTGACGGTGCGCGAGAACATCCAGGTGCCGATGCGGGAATATCTCGATCTGCCGCAATCGCTGATGGACGAACTCACCATGCTCAAGATCGAGATGGTGGGCCTCGCGCCGCAGGCGGCGGACCGGTATCCGTCGGAGCTTTCGGGCGGGATGATCAAGCGCGCGGCGTTGGCGCGGGCCTTGGCGCTCGATCCGGATCTCGTCTTTCTGGACGAGCCCACATCGGGCCTCGACCCGATCGGTGCGGCGGAATTCGACGAGCTGATCGCGCGCCTGCGCGATACGCTGGGTCTCACCGTCTATATGGTGACCCACGACCTCGACAGCCTGTTTTCCGTTTGCGACCGCATTGCGGTGCTGGGGGACAAGAAGGTCAAGGCGCAGGGCACGATCGAAGAGATGCTGGCCTTCGACGACGAATGGATCCAGTCCTATTTCCACGGCAAGCGGGCGCGCTCGATCGTCCGCAAAGACGGACAGCCGAACCGAGCCGGCGCCGATGCCGGAACGATGAACGGATAG
- a CDS encoding ABC-type transport auxiliary lipoprotein family protein → MLKRFLSIIAVAAALSGCAGLPGFSTPNDTFALTSPPAAPAVPAAQRRQLLIQEPSALKLLDSEQIVVRVSDSEVQYLTNSQWNDRLPRIVESKLIEAFENTGQLGGVGRSGDGLAIDFQLLTNIRSFEVLAYGSPRANVELSLRLINDRDGTVIAQRVFTGSAPVAGTGNETYVRSLDAAFNSIVPEIIAWTMQSI, encoded by the coding sequence TTGCTGAAGCGTTTCCTGTCGATCATCGCCGTTGCGGCAGCGCTTTCGGGCTGCGCCGGCCTTCCCGGTTTCTCCACTCCGAACGACACGTTCGCCCTGACCTCGCCACCGGCCGCGCCAGCCGTGCCGGCGGCGCAGCGACGCCAGCTGCTCATTCAGGAGCCGAGCGCGCTGAAGCTGCTCGACAGCGAACAGATCGTCGTTCGCGTTTCGGATTCTGAGGTGCAGTATCTCACCAATTCGCAGTGGAACGACCGCCTGCCGCGGATCGTGGAATCGAAGCTCATCGAAGCGTTCGAGAACACCGGCCAGCTTGGCGGCGTCGGGCGCTCGGGCGACGGCCTTGCGATCGACTTCCAGCTTCTGACCAATATCCGCAGCTTCGAGGTGTTGGCCTACGGCTCGCCGCGCGCCAATGTGGAGCTGTCGCTGCGCCTCATCAACGACCGCGACGGCACCGTCATCGCCCAGCGCGTCTTCACCGGCAGCGCCCCAGTCGCCGGCACGGGCAACGAGACCTATGTTCGCTCGCTCGACGCAGCCTTCAACTCGATTGTGCCCGAGATCATCGCCTGGACGATGCAGAGTATCTGA